In Myotis daubentonii chromosome 6, mMyoDau2.1, whole genome shotgun sequence, a genomic segment contains:
- the LOC132237355 gene encoding SNW domain-containing protein 1-like, with protein sequence MALTSFLPAATQLSQDQLEAEEKARSQRSRQTSLVCSRREPPPYGYRQGWIPRLVEDFGDGGAFPEIHEAQYPLHMGRKKKMSNALAIQVDAEGKIKYDAIARHGQSKDKVIYTKYTDLVPKEVMNADDPDLQRPDEEAIKEITEKTRVALEKSVSQKVAAAMPARAADKLAPAQYIRYTPSQQGLAFNSGAKQRVIRMVEMQRDPMEPPRFKINARIPRGPPSPPAPVMHSPSRKLTVKEQQEWKIPPCISNWKNAKGYTVPLDKRLAADGRGLQTVHINENFAKLAEALYIADRKAREAVEMRAQVERKMAQKEKEKHEERLRGMAQKARERRAGIKTQVEKEEGEARERDEIRHDRRKERQHDRNLSRAAPDKRLKRQRNENRDISEVIALGVPNPRTSNEVQYDQRLFNQSKGMDSGFAGGEDEIYNVYDRAWRGGKDMAQNIYRPSKNLDKDMYGDDLEASMKTNRFVPDKEFSGSDHRQRGREGPVQFEEDPFGLDKFLKEAKQHCGSKRPSDSSRPKEHEHEGKKRRKE encoded by the coding sequence ATGGCGCTCACCAGCTTTTTACCTGCAGCTACTCAGCTCTCTCAGGACCAGCTTGAGGCTGAAGAAAAGGCAAGATCCCAGAGATCACGGCAGACCTCCCTGGTCTGCTCCCGAAGAGAACCTCCCCCATACGGGTACCGGCAAGGCTGGATACCTCGGTTAGTAGAGGATTTTGGAGATGGAGGTGCTTTCCCAGAGATCCACGAGGCCCAGTACCCACTGCATATGGGgcgaaagaaaaaaatgtcaaatgcCCTGGCCATTCAGGTGGATGCTGAAGGAAAAATTAAATACGATGCCATTGCTCGGCATGGACAGTCAAAAGACAAGGTCATTTATACCAAGTACACTGACCTGGTTCCCAAGGAGGTCATGAATGCAGACGACCCAGACCTGCAAAGACCGGATGAAGAAGCTATTAAAGAGATAACAGAAAAGACAAGGGTGGCCTTAGAAAAATCTGTATCACAGAAGGTTGCTGCGGCCATGCCAGCTCGAGCGGCTGATAAACTGGCTCCCGCTCAGTATATCCGATACACGCCATCTCAGCAAGGACTGGCTTTCAACTCTGGGGCAAAACAGAGGGTCATTCGTATGGTGGAAATGCAGAGAGATCCAATGGAGCCTCCAAGGTTCAAGATCAATGCGAGAATTCCCCGAGGACCACCTTCTCCTCCCGCACCTGTCATGCATTCTCCTAGCCGAAAGTTGACTGTGAAGGAGCAACAGGAGTGGAAGATTCCTCCGTGTATTTCAAACTGGAAAAATGCAAAGGGCTATACAGTTCCGCTAGACAAACGTCTGGCTGCTGATGGAAGAGGACTGCAGACAGTTCACATCAATGAAAATTTTGCTAAGCTGGCCGAAGCCCTCTACATTGCTGATCGGAAGGCTCGTGAAGCCGTGGAAATGCGTGCCCAAGTAGAGAGAAAGATGGcgcagaaagaaaaagagaaacatgaagaGAGACTGAGAGGAATGGCCCAGAAAGCTAGGGAGAGAAGAGCTGGCATCAAAACCCAGGTGGaaaaagaggagggggaggcacgTGAGAGGGATGAAATTCGTCACGACAGGCGGAAAGAGAGACAGCATGACCGCAATCTTTCCAGGGCGGCGCCCGATAAGAGGTTGAAACGGCAGAGAAATGAAAATCGAGATATCAGCGAGGTCATCGCTCTTGGGGTGCCCAATCCCCGGACTTCCAACGAAGTCCAATATGACCAaaggctgttcaaccaatccAAGGGCATGGACAGTGGTTTTGCAGGTGGAGAAGATGAGATTTACAATGTGTATGATCGAGCCTGGAGAGGTGGTAAAGACATGGCCCAGAATATTTACAGGCCCAGTAAAAACCTGGATAAGGACATGTACGGTGATGATCTAGAAGCCAGCATGAAGACCAACAGATTCGTTCCCGATAAGGAGTTTTCTGGTTCAGACCATAGGCAAAGAGGTAGAGAAGGACCAGTTCAGTTTGAGGAAGATCCTTTTGGTTTGGACAAGTTCCTCAAAGAAGCCAAACAGCACTGTGGCTCCAAAAGACCCTCAGATAGCAGCCGCCCTAAGGAACATGAGCATGAAGGcaaaaagaggaggaaggaataG